In a genomic window of Tissierella sp. Yu-01:
- a CDS encoding GNAT family N-acetyltransferase: MISEDYKLTVIRADKLDFDVRQQMSEIFAEGFTQWLGYFSKDKNIIAKAFAHMFVLDQFYVAVEGNKIAGMAACTDCRTLALKLNKKELRKHLGFLKGSIAGVVLKKEFENPFKNPPLETGSIELVGTATEFRGKGVASQIIRYIIRNTIYRTYLIEEVADTNTPAMNLYKKLGFEEYRRKPVPQKRAEKIGINNFIALKYIK, translated from the coding sequence ATGATATCGGAAGATTATAAGTTAACAGTAATTCGAGCGGACAAATTGGATTTTGATGTTAGGCAACAAATGTCCGAAATATTTGCAGAGGGATTTACACAATGGCTTGGCTATTTTTCAAAGGATAAAAACATAATAGCAAAAGCATTTGCCCATATGTTTGTTTTAGACCAATTTTATGTAGCAGTTGAGGGTAATAAAATTGCGGGAATGGCTGCGTGTACTGACTGTAGAACACTGGCGTTGAAATTAAATAAAAAAGAATTGAGAAAGCACTTAGGCTTTTTAAAGGGTAGTATTGCAGGAGTTGTTTTAAAAAAAGAATTTGAAAATCCTTTTAAAAATCCACCTCTTGAAACAGGTTCTATCGAATTAGTTGGAACAGCAACTGAATTTAGAGGGAAGGGTGTGGCATCGCAGATTATACGCTATATTATTAGAAATACTATCTATCGAACGTATTTAATTGAAGAAGTTGCTGATACGAATACACCAGCAATGAATCTATATAAGAAATTGGGTTTTGAGGAATACAGACGAAAACCTGTCCCACAAAAGAGGGCTGAGAAAATTGGGATAAATAATTTTATAGCTTTAAAATATATTAAATAA
- a CDS encoding GntR family transcriptional regulator, giving the protein MRTIDKQNRMPLYSQLMDIILDMIEEGDLNADDQLPSERELCEKYDVSRSTVRQAIQELEKEGYIYRLHGKGTFISPKRFKQDLLKFYSFTEEMKKIGKVPTSKVLDFNIIECNEKLSRKMKLKVGDSLYIFTRLRLADNEPMMLETSYVPCHRFPGLTKKQLEQMPMYDIFSKLYNVSITSAEETFQSVLTREEEAYILMYTNGFPSTMIERTTYENEDVIEYTKGIARGDRFKYSILLKK; this is encoded by the coding sequence TTGAGAACTATAGATAAGCAGAATAGAATGCCTTTGTATTCCCAACTAATGGATATAATCCTGGATATGATTGAAGAAGGTGATTTAAATGCAGATGATCAATTACCTTCAGAAAGAGAACTATGTGAAAAATATGATGTAAGCAGGTCTACAGTAAGACAAGCTATACAGGAATTAGAGAAAGAAGGTTATATATATAGATTACATGGCAAAGGAACATTTATATCTCCAAAAAGGTTTAAACAAGATTTATTAAAGTTTTATAGTTTTACGGAAGAAATGAAGAAAATAGGTAAAGTACCAACTTCAAAGGTTTTAGATTTTAATATTATAGAGTGTAATGAAAAACTATCAAGAAAAATGAAGTTAAAAGTTGGTGATAGCTTATATATCTTTACAAGACTTAGATTAGCAGATAACGAACCTATGATGTTGGAAACAAGTTATGTGCCTTGCCATAGGTTTCCAGGTTTAACTAAAAAGCAATTAGAACAAATGCCTATGTACGATATCTTTTCAAAGCTATATAATGTTTCAATTACATCAGCTGAAGAAACTTTTCAGTCAGTTCTTACTAGGGAAGAAGAAGCATATATATTAATGTATACAAATGGTTTTCCTAGTACTATGATTGAGAGAACTACTTATGAAAATGAAGATGTAATTGAATACACCAAAGGAATTGCAAGAGGGGATAGATTTAAATACTCAATTTTACTAAAAAAATAA